A genomic stretch from Helianthus annuus cultivar XRQ/B chromosome 1, HanXRQr2.0-SUNRISE, whole genome shotgun sequence includes:
- the LOC118490244 gene encoding uncharacterized protein LOC118490244, producing the protein MWKKKFFYIKATAIVAKMTFRNVTETIIAETIGVPSVKTVEWFPQLQTIESVKLTNTQLWVLRMMLTRRNKKSKPVVREKSGEDAPVWRMFAPDFQGQVEKVVCADGEEEFNVIIRDNFRVPTEAALAVELPRGKGDLGALGDPDAKGVPKRQTVKGVRFRQKKISEVPVVPHLVPQAAAAGSQSGAGKRQVEETAAGAGGPKRRRLQSKRTVPTSKKPAVTVEPQDEDFSIFDAPESPPRATGAGVTEVPSTPPAKVVSESTVRKEGTAENVATQIFDTVDSSNNLISPNEGDNFSVRFADTGKQQSDAEPQKTGG; encoded by the exons atgtggaagaagaagTTCTTTTACATCAAGGCTACTGCCATTGTTGCAAAGATGACGTTTCGGAacgtgaccgagacgatcatagcaGAGACCATTGGGGTCCCTAGTGTGAAGACGGTGGAGTGGTTTCCGCAGTTGCAGACCATTGAGTCTGTGAAGTTGACCAACAcccagttgtgggtgttgcgcatgatgttgacaaggaggaacaagaagtcgaagcccgtggtgcgggagaaaagtggtg AGGACGCTCCcgtatggaggatgtttgccccggatttccagggtcaggtggaaaaagttgtttgtgcggatggcgaggaggagtttaatgttatcattcgagataacttccgggtgcctactgaagCCGCATTAGCAGTTGAGTTGCCGCGGGGCAAAG gtgatcttggggccttaggggatcctgatgcgaagggtgtgcctaagaggcagacggtgaaaggcgtgcgctttcgccaaaagaaaaTATCGGAGGTCCCTGTTGTGCCTCATTTGGTaccgcaggcggcag ctgcGGGCTCGCAGTCTGGTGCGGGGAAAAGGCAAGTAGAAGAGACGGCTGCTGGTGCCGGTGGACCGAAACGTCGGAGGCTGCAGTCTAAGAGGACTGTTCCGACATCGAAGAAACCTGCGGTTACTGTTG AGcctcaagatgaagatttttctatctttgatgctccggAGTCACCCCCTCGTGCCACGGGTGCGGGTGTGACTGAGGTACCCTCGACACCTCCTGCCAAGGTGGTGTCTGAGTCTACCGTGCGgaaggagggtaccgcagagaatgTTGCGACCCAGATATTCGATACCGTTGactcgtccaacaatctgatctctcccaatgagggagatAATTTTAGTGTGCGGTTTGCTGATACTGGGAAGCAACAGTCTGATGCCGAACCGCAAAAAACTG ggggatga